From a region of the Osmia lignaria lignaria isolate PbOS001 chromosome 10, iyOsmLign1, whole genome shotgun sequence genome:
- the LOC117611771 gene encoding uncharacterized protein LOC117611771, which produces MIITRKVARWALLLKREALGRNYGAQKRSEQAPSGVTAMLPRSGRVDDNIDTDTDTVATDLHRTSSRVALALPLPFPFPYYYHYYYHYNPRVGIAASKSLFKLDRRTLDKDHEDDLPIPVERIDEPQGKATCAKLLAASTEPKTKEQQDVEHGEQETENVPRGIEKEITVFASVDSNCLNYQNVRARFSA; this is translated from the coding sequence ATGATAATAACGAGAAAGGTGGCACGGTGGGCGCTCCTCCTGAAGCGAGAGGCGCTCGGCCGAAACTACGGTGCACAAAAGCGGTCAGAACAAGCACCCTCCGGTGTCACGGCGATGCTGCCTCGTTCCGGCCGGGTAGATGACAACATCGACACCGACACCGACACCGTGGCCACCGACCTGCACAGGACCAGCAGCCGCGTCGCGTTGGCGCTGCCGTTGCCGTTCCCGTTCCCGTACtactatcactattactatCACTACAACCCTCGTGTTGGCATCGCAGCCTCAAAGTCGTTATTCAAGCTAGATCGCCGCACGCTCGACAAAGACCACGAGGACGACTTGCCGATACCGGTCGAGAGGATCGACGAACCGCAAGGGAAAGCTACGTGTGCTAAGTTGTTAGCCGCATCGACCGAGCCAAAAACGAAGGAGCAACAGGACGTGGAACACGGTGAACAGGAAACGGAGAACGTGCCGAGAGGAATAGAGAAGGAAATAACAGTGTTCGCGAGCGTGGACAGTAACTGCCTTAATTATCAGAACGTACGAGCACGATTTTCTGCATGA